Proteins from a genomic interval of Nostoc sp. TCL240-02:
- a CDS encoding NYN domain-containing protein, with protein sequence MKLAKAISLTAGLSAACIITGLIIKQPMLKSLGKVTALGAISIGVIVKLNSAKADKERQLAAFKQEKTSQQHKFEKTQNELNKLGKKFQTQDTRQRLHLANVQKLQHQQKVILATVTSLEKKLDFYEKAASQKAENLKDNFNKNSVKPVIESQESITRVYIDGNNLSFAVDGLQIELDYDALRIELSQDTSRTNFKYYTGIHSPMNDGQRRFIDYLKYQRYEVIGLPISARPDSKTFKTVGDDVKIAVDMIREVKKGDDVILVSGDGDFIPVVEEIQCRGVKVTVVAKKSMLSEQLSKIADEVIYLDDIQYKLAKYRKFDAA encoded by the coding sequence ATGAAACTGGCTAAAGCAATTTCTCTGACTGCGGGTTTATCTGCTGCGTGCATTATTACTGGTTTGATTATCAAGCAACCTATGCTTAAAAGTCTGGGTAAAGTAACCGCATTGGGTGCTATTTCTATAGGGGTCATAGTCAAACTAAATTCAGCAAAAGCAGATAAAGAAAGACAGTTGGCTGCTTTTAAGCAAGAGAAAACATCTCAGCAACACAAATTTGAAAAAACGCAAAACGAGCTAAATAAACTGGGGAAGAAATTTCAAACTCAGGATACTCGTCAACGTCTTCATCTGGCTAATGTTCAAAAATTACAGCATCAACAAAAGGTTATTTTAGCAACTGTTACTAGCTTAGAGAAAAAGTTAGATTTTTATGAGAAAGCTGCTTCTCAAAAAGCAGAAAATCTTAAAGATAACTTCAATAAAAATTCTGTTAAACCTGTGATAGAGTCTCAAGAGTCTATCACTCGTGTATATATAGATGGTAATAATTTAAGTTTTGCCGTTGATGGGTTGCAAATTGAACTAGATTATGATGCTTTACGCATAGAACTTTCTCAAGATACTAGCCGGACTAATTTTAAATATTACACTGGTATTCATTCGCCTATGAATGATGGACAAAGGCGATTTATTGATTATTTAAAATATCAGCGTTATGAAGTTATCGGGCTTCCTATCTCAGCGCGGCCTGATAGTAAAACTTTTAAAACCGTTGGTGATGATGTGAAAATTGCTGTTGATATGATTCGGGAAGTTAAAAAAGGAGATGATGTGATTCTTGTGAGTGGAGATGGAGATTTTATTCCAGTTGTTGAAGAGATTCAATGTCGCGGCGTGAAAGTTACTGTTGTTGCTAAGAAGAGTATGTTAAGTGAGCAACTTTCTAAAATAGCCGATGAAGTTATTTATTTGGATGATATTCAATACAAACTCGCTAAGTATAGAAAGTTTGATGCAGCTTAG
- a CDS encoding four helix bundle protein, which translates to MFHGANCSEAKYAQSNKDFINKYSIALKEASETIYWIKIMIKSELVSKSKFQNLIEKNEIIIKILTTSINKLKEK; encoded by the coding sequence ATTTTTCATGGTGCAAACTGTTCAGAAGCTAAATATGCACAATCAAATAAAGACTTTATCAATAAGTATTCTATAGCCTTAAAGGAAGCCAGTGAAACCATTTATTGGATAAAAATAATGATAAAATCGGAGTTAGTGTCAAAATCAAAATTTCAAAATCTGATAGAAAAGAATGAAATAATTATTAAGATATTAACGACTTCAATCAACAAATTGAAAGAAAAATAA
- the crn3 gene encoding CRISPR-associated ring nuclease Crn3/Csx3: MTLKLICEYDAQEQPYQKIEIPYENQLPAEILKKLDLPKGIDFNYGVVIDGKAPNWLYSNLAYQCRNAAWVSCYYPQLQGAIVVYSQTPTVKVGQIQGSTKNNLLNGNLELKVNEVITVDGDRYQCLIIHAVDISPQALDSLTLPSDLNWNREIVLWGQAPVWLYTHLVMRCQQALWIACYNIRTTEAVVVVSQCPELVPGDKFKLVPKSPCPAIVFGGPPNSGKSLLAYTLKQTLVNMGWNNKVYLHRTTWDGEGDWFAQMMGTNPELANKLSEIAGRWKKPENPAEYFSQQAEVIKEIRKYTDLVLVDLGGIPREADQILLPSCSHYVIISNSLEEVAKWHKFFQTLNTDTQEQLIPLTVIHSVKENKLEILNREPYLEMIAGPWRYGETETVPQELVEEVIKLIRE; this comes from the coding sequence ATGACACTTAAGCTGATTTGCGAATATGATGCACAGGAGCAACCTTACCAAAAGATTGAAATTCCCTATGAAAATCAACTTCCAGCAGAAATACTAAAAAAGTTAGACTTACCAAAAGGCATAGACTTTAATTATGGAGTAGTCATTGACGGTAAAGCTCCTAACTGGCTCTATAGCAACTTAGCTTATCAATGCCGGAATGCTGCTTGGGTAAGCTGCTATTATCCTCAGCTTCAAGGCGCAATAGTCGTATATAGTCAGACCCCGACAGTAAAAGTAGGACAAATTCAAGGCTCTACGAAAAACAATTTGCTCAACGGTAACTTAGAATTAAAAGTCAATGAAGTAATTACCGTTGATGGCGATCGCTATCAGTGTTTAATAATTCATGCTGTCGATATTTCCCCTCAAGCTTTAGATTCACTGACTCTACCAAGCGATTTGAACTGGAATAGAGAGATAGTTTTATGGGGACAAGCCCCAGTATGGCTTTATACTCACTTAGTAATGCGTTGTCAACAAGCCTTATGGATAGCTTGCTACAACATCAGAACTACTGAAGCAGTAGTTGTTGTTAGCCAGTGTCCAGAGCTTGTTCCAGGTGATAAATTTAAGTTAGTACCTAAATCACCTTGTCCTGCGATCGTATTTGGTGGCCCCCCTAATAGTGGTAAAAGCCTTTTAGCTTACACCTTAAAACAAACCCTAGTTAACATGGGTTGGAACAATAAAGTTTATTTGCATCGAACAACATGGGATGGTGAAGGAGATTGGTTTGCTCAGATGATGGGTACAAATCCAGAACTAGCGAATAAACTATCAGAAATTGCTGGACGCTGGAAAAAACCTGAGAATCCAGCAGAATATTTCTCTCAGCAAGCTGAAGTAATCAAAGAAATTCGCAAATATACAGATTTAGTGTTAGTTGATCTAGGTGGTATACCAAGAGAAGCTGATCAAATCTTGTTGCCTAGTTGTAGTCACTACGTTATTATTAGTAACTCTCTAGAGGAGGTAGCAAAATGGCATAAATTTTTCCAAACACTAAACACTGACACTCAAGAGCAATTAATTCCTTTAACAGTAATCCACAGTGTTAAAGAGAACAAGTTAGAAATCCTCAATAGAGAACCATACTTAGAAATGATAGCAGGGCCTTGGCGTTATGGTGAAACTGAAACTGTACCGCAAGAATTAGTAGAAGAGGTGATAAAATTAATTAGAGAATAA
- a CDS encoding CRISPR-associated protein: MKNYFFQAAKIFFNPETLVPFIIGTIFLSVLGNALTQILFNLFGTTTTAAVGIALGSVLIFMFSVWFLAKSLSKMRSPEIDLGKLPPKKHKGLILLVSRDEPCQRAIDYHLPELEYCWLICSSQSLDLAKKLKQNFPTLKVAEPVVVNDIYDPLEFYQVVKKIYKNLPAGWTIEDAIADFTGMTAQGSVGMVLASLSVQGLLQYTPAEFKDGQPTGYSLNSIEITLKEQFRRGKN, encoded by the coding sequence ATGAAAAACTACTTTTTTCAAGCTGCAAAGATATTTTTTAATCCAGAAACTCTAGTTCCATTCATTATCGGTACGATTTTTTTATCTGTTCTAGGGAATGCTCTCACCCAAATATTATTTAATCTTTTTGGCACTACCACAACTGCTGCTGTGGGAATTGCTTTAGGGTCTGTATTAATTTTTATGTTTTCAGTGTGGTTTTTGGCTAAGTCATTAAGTAAAATGCGATCGCCTGAAATCGATTTAGGTAAATTGCCCCCCAAGAAACACAAAGGACTAATATTGTTAGTGAGTCGGGATGAACCTTGTCAAAGAGCAATAGATTATCATCTCCCAGAACTAGAATATTGTTGGTTAATTTGTTCTTCCCAGTCTCTTGATTTAGCCAAAAAGTTAAAACAGAATTTTCCGACGTTAAAAGTTGCAGAACCAGTTGTGGTCAACGATATCTACGATCCTCTAGAGTTCTATCAAGTTGTGAAAAAAATCTACAAAAATCTCCCGGCAGGATGGACAATAGAAGATGCGATCGCTGATTTTACTGGCATGACTGCCCAAGGTAGTGTAGGAATGGTACTTGCTTCGTTGTCTGTACAAGGTCTGTTACAATACACGCCAGCTGAATTTAAAGATGGACAACCTACTGGTTATTCTCTCAACTCGATTGAAATTACTCTCAAGGAGCAGTTTCGCAGAGGAAAAAACTAA
- a CDS encoding PH domain-containing protein translates to MISPAAESGILSFHPSLFKIIVERFLWNLLLIIFGWTILPLPYLYWKFLQIRSTNYILTTQRLITKTGVFWKEVNFIELYRVLDIKVERGLLYQFLDLGRTCLGKKPLLLGDIRIFSSDYSHSKLFLFTIPNALGVAEKIRKAFNDDKDTKRVMRRD, encoded by the coding sequence ATGATTTCGCCAGCAGCAGAGTCAGGAATTTTAAGCTTTCATCCTTCTCTATTCAAAATAATTGTTGAAAGGTTTCTCTGGAATCTGCTGTTAATTATTTTTGGTTGGACAATTTTACCTTTGCCATATTTATATTGGAAATTCCTCCAAATTCGCTCCACCAACTATATTTTAACTACTCAAAGGCTGATTACTAAAACTGGTGTTTTTTGGAAAGAAGTAAATTTCATCGAACTGTATAGAGTGCTGGATATTAAGGTAGAAAGAGGTTTGCTATACCAATTTTTAGATTTGGGTAGAACCTGCTTAGGCAAGAAACCGCTTTTATTAGGAGATATTCGGATATTTTCGAGCGATTATTCTCATTCCAAGCTTTTTTTATTTACTATTCCTAATGCTCTCGGAGTTGCTGAAAAGATTAGAAAAGCCTTCAATGATGATAAAGATACTAAACGAGTGATGCGTCGAGATTAA
- a CDS encoding NYN domain-containing protein, whose translation MVTTRRVMILADGDNTFLAAQSFNRKIDWPKIRDYLADPKEGRELIEMVIYVGLPPARERFEEQRKTKEKFVYWARSNGFLVVSKEGKAKGDDYETNIDVVMAMDAIQLALEVKPDIVVLVTGDSDFAYLAEKLRRRGIRVEVASVEQSLGSELKNSANSVVDLIEVFDKFNAQNGNQNVHRIGNSNVFD comes from the coding sequence ATGGTAACAACTCGCCGCGTCATGATTCTTGCAGATGGTGACAATACCTTCTTAGCAGCACAAAGCTTTAACAGAAAAATAGACTGGCCTAAAATCCGTGACTATCTAGCCGACCCAAAAGAGGGAAGAGAATTAATTGAGATGGTGATTTATGTCGGTTTACCTCCAGCTAGAGAACGATTTGAAGAACAGCGAAAAACTAAAGAAAAATTTGTTTACTGGGCAAGAAGTAACGGGTTTTTAGTCGTTTCAAAAGAAGGTAAAGCTAAAGGAGATGATTACGAAACCAATATAGATGTTGTTATGGCTATGGATGCAATCCAATTAGCTTTAGAAGTTAAACCAGACATTGTTGTTTTAGTAACAGGAGATTCTGATTTTGCTTATTTAGCAGAGAAACTCAGAAGACGCGGAATCCGAGTTGAAGTTGCCTCTGTGGAACAATCTTTAGGTAGTGAGTTAAAAAATTCTGCAAATAGTGTTGTCGATTTGATTGAAGTATTTGATAAATTTAACGCCCAAAATGGAAATCAAAATGTCCACAGAATTGGAAACTCTAATGTATTTGATTAA
- a CDS encoding CRISPR-associated protein, protein MRKVIISTIGTSLLTNQINRANPDEKDWYSRLRDTANLNEDKTPEDVKQIIAILKQRSDEQLSGAKISQIRRASAELNGIYGIYQDNLSQGKEDIHFLIATDTSQGKTTAKIVEDFLRKQGLNNTSTFAPSGLSTASTEAFSLGIDALIVWLQDTIPQLKRDKYKIYFNLVGSFKSLQGYLNTIGMFYADEIIYIFEGEKSDLITIPRLPIAVDVSLIKPYARQLALLDAGAGLSASETVGIPEAMLAEIDEQMTLSTWGQLIWNQCKEDLLSEDLLSFFNLEYQDSFEADYKKVKDKQQRVKLQETLAKVSYLLEDSGGDTTILKKHGGLQYDKYTNMGDIDHFRVTQGVRVSCRSSQEKLILYRYGKEEEVNKNP, encoded by the coding sequence ATGCGTAAAGTTATTATTTCTACCATTGGTACTAGCTTACTCACCAATCAAATCAACCGAGCCAATCCTGACGAAAAAGATTGGTATTCGCGCTTGCGGGATACTGCAAATCTAAATGAAGATAAAACACCAGAGGATGTCAAGCAGATTATTGCAATTCTCAAACAAAGATCCGACGAACAACTGTCCGGTGCTAAAATTTCCCAGATTCGTCGTGCTAGTGCAGAGTTAAATGGAATTTATGGCATTTATCAAGATAATCTCAGTCAGGGAAAAGAAGATATTCATTTTCTCATTGCTACTGATACATCTCAAGGTAAAACTACTGCTAAAATTGTTGAAGATTTTCTCAGAAAACAAGGATTAAATAATACTAGTACTTTTGCTCCTAGTGGGCTTTCTACTGCTAGTACCGAAGCTTTTTCTCTGGGAATTGATGCGTTAATTGTTTGGTTACAAGATACGATACCACAATTGAAACGGGATAAATACAAAATTTATTTTAATTTGGTTGGTAGTTTCAAGAGTTTACAAGGTTATCTCAATACTATTGGGATGTTTTATGCCGATGAAATAATTTATATATTTGAAGGCGAAAAATCTGATTTAATTACTATCCCGCGCTTACCTATAGCTGTAGATGTTTCTTTAATTAAACCTTATGCACGTCAACTAGCATTATTGGATGCTGGCGCTGGACTTTCTGCAAGTGAAACAGTCGGAATTCCCGAAGCTATGCTTGCAGAAATTGACGAGCAAATGACACTTTCGACTTGGGGGCAGTTAATCTGGAATCAGTGTAAAGAAGATTTGCTCTCAGAAGATTTACTTTCATTTTTTAATTTAGAGTATCAAGATTCCTTTGAAGCTGACTACAAAAAGGTAAAAGATAAGCAGCAAAGGGTAAAGTTACAAGAGACTTTAGCTAAAGTTTCTTATCTGTTAGAAGATTCTGGTGGTGATACTACTATTCTCAAAAAACATGGAGGATTGCAGTATGACAAGTATACTAATATGGGAGATATTGACCACTTTCGTGTCACTCAAGGTGTGCGGGTTAGCTGTCGTTCTTCTCAAGAAAAATTAATCTTATATCGTTATGGAAAAGAGGAAGAAGTTAATAAAAATCCTTAA
- a CDS encoding HD domain-containing protein: protein MNLNSINKPKLTIRFEEALVYATQLHTEQVRRISGVPYISHLLSVTALVLEDGGSEDEAIAALLHDAIEDQGGRRTGEIIRQKFGDKVADIVESCTESDAVPQPPWKERKQKYLENISQGSPEVLRVALADKVHNARSNLSEWYLYGEKAWNKEQRQRTLWFYRSVIEVAQTLIDSRLLEEFRRIVQQLEAIE from the coding sequence ATGAATTTGAATTCTATTAACAAACCAAAGCTAACTATTCGTTTTGAAGAAGCATTAGTGTATGCAACTCAACTTCATACTGAACAAGTAAGAAGAATTAGTGGTGTTCCTTACATTAGTCATTTGCTCAGTGTGACTGCATTGGTTCTAGAAGATGGGGGAAGTGAAGATGAAGCGATCGCAGCCTTACTCCATGATGCCATAGAAGATCAGGGAGGGAGAAGAACTGGTGAAATTATTCGTCAAAAATTCGGCGACAAAGTAGCAGATATTGTTGAAAGTTGCACTGAATCTGATGCTGTTCCTCAACCACCTTGGAAAGAACGTAAACAAAAATATCTTGAGAATATTTCTCAGGGTTCACCAGAAGTTCTAAGGGTAGCACTCGCTGACAAAGTACACAATGCACGCTCAAATTTGAGTGAATGGTATCTCTATGGAGAAAAAGCTTGGAATAAAGAACAACGCCAGAGAACTCTTTGGTTTTATCGCTCAGTTATAGAAGTGGCGCAAACATTAATAGATTCCAGGCTTTTAGAAGAATTCCGACGAATTGTTCAGCAATTAGAAGCTATTGAGTAA
- a CDS encoding ThiF family adenylyltransferase — MKNQKQAPAISLHIPPQMWQQFRQSMLKSRTMNEEVIGFFFCKRQQISKNKIRYIPKAWVVPLSDCYEDQSASGLVLTQKFHWYLLKNYLNQGLHVVHIHTHTGDVSPDFSFVDDRYESEYSRFIASSFPKKPRLISGVFDESLQQSQFRIWDRKGQSYQSIKCYQSWLELSENRELLDNLNLQNNVESMFVRQKIFGNSCQKQLNELKVTLIGCGGIGSIFAELLGRLGVKNWVLIDPDRLETVNLNRMPGATQKMADQRWYKVDYVKYFIKKIYQTGSCVKTIPTSIEHELAKQEIVSSDLIVVATDNHLSRQVAQELALEYMRPLVCLGTHIDIKKYDNTPRMYCRVTVPPLGGGWCLMCGNIINLQRAALESAPIEINQIAANAGYLEGIDDPSVFWLNSICASTGVGIIHGMVSGFINLDAGIDWIYEFPGSVWHKTNIEHLETPDCYFCSSALFG; from the coding sequence ATGAAAAATCAAAAACAAGCACCAGCAATTTCTCTACATATACCCCCACAAATGTGGCAGCAGTTTCGCCAATCAATGCTGAAGTCTCGAACTATGAATGAAGAAGTTATTGGTTTCTTTTTCTGTAAACGCCAGCAGATATCAAAAAACAAAATTCGCTATATTCCAAAAGCTTGGGTTGTTCCTCTATCTGACTGTTACGAAGATCAGTCTGCGAGTGGATTAGTGTTAACGCAAAAGTTTCACTGGTATCTGCTTAAAAATTATCTAAATCAGGGATTACATGTAGTGCATATACATACCCATACTGGTGATGTGAGTCCTGATTTTTCTTTTGTTGATGACCGTTATGAATCGGAATATTCTCGATTTATTGCGTCGAGTTTCCCCAAAAAACCGCGTTTGATTTCTGGAGTATTTGACGAGTCGTTACAACAATCTCAATTTCGGATTTGGGATAGGAAAGGACAAAGCTATCAGAGCATTAAATGCTATCAATCATGGTTAGAACTTTCGGAAAATAGAGAATTATTGGATAATCTAAACTTGCAAAACAATGTAGAGTCAATGTTTGTGCGGCAGAAAATATTTGGTAATAGTTGTCAAAAACAGCTTAATGAACTCAAAGTTACTCTCATAGGCTGCGGTGGTATTGGTTCAATTTTTGCTGAATTATTAGGTCGTTTGGGTGTAAAAAACTGGGTATTAATCGACCCAGACCGTTTAGAAACAGTTAATCTCAATCGAATGCCTGGAGCTACACAAAAAATGGCTGACCAAAGATGGTATAAAGTGGATTATGTGAAATACTTCATTAAGAAAATCTATCAAACAGGTTCTTGTGTAAAAACCATCCCAACATCAATCGAACATGAATTAGCTAAACAAGAAATTGTTTCTTCTGATTTAATTGTTGTGGCTACAGATAATCACCTTTCTCGCCAAGTAGCCCAAGAATTAGCATTGGAATATATGCGTCCTTTAGTTTGTCTTGGTACTCATATCGATATCAAGAAATACGATAATACACCACGGATGTACTGTCGCGTTACTGTTCCACCTTTGGGAGGTGGCTGGTGTTTGATGTGTGGGAATATTATTAATTTGCAAAGAGCAGCTTTAGAATCTGCACCGATTGAGATTAACCAAATCGCTGCTAATGCAGGTTATTTAGAAGGTATCGATGACCCTTCTGTTTTTTGGTTAAATAGCATTTGTGCTAGTACAGGCGTTGGGATAATTCACGGGATGGTGAGTGGTTTTATAAATTTAGATGCGGGGATTGACTGGATTTATGAGTTTCCTGGTTCTGTTTGGCATAAAACAAATATAGAGCATTTAGAAACTCCTGATTGTTATTTTTGCTCATCAGCACTGTTCGGTTAA
- a CDS encoding TIGR03985 family CRISPR-associated protein: protein MSANSTQIFDYPPTVELLRSFLPSKAVLLEEKALKKAWRIYIYLKTIYGDGISLGNDKYINSPLAGKLASYEFSFLDWLSELEVCLLNQIPKQLNQAKGNSNSNKKQQKAEEREKAKENICLLQQLTIEDIWYQMFYLQAERDKWIDDFKYFYKISETEIQHLLQLRPFDSQGDNFTNQTRLYRLDFQISLANAEKNHWLKAIYDSEQKLTGNYFKVDSWLQLIPESLEKNNHQQFNNEVNSEYINNEELADFITRFANNTQKRLLFTAEFIMSANIKKQKYNALINTLELNWSKSDSVKPLKITYKKFQTSRVITTIIFPVIFYYIKRGPYLYAIRPTEFEDENYYWEGYRLDRILDVEILDWDNEQIPVKLRELKDENQLPTPEDVEDSLDADTLGYAFWKTQKMMFVRFERNHYRNYIQDTSRQKIFKEINFQNFQELNSDLERFFNNKEITLILQSLRGQINEKYVFCIAKFYEEDIDVFLRILIWGKNVKVILPFELKDKIFQEIQSTMKQYQEK, encoded by the coding sequence ATGTCTGCTAACTCTACTCAAATTTTTGATTATCCTCCAACCGTGGAATTACTAAGGAGTTTTTTGCCCTCTAAAGCAGTTTTATTAGAAGAAAAGGCTTTAAAGAAAGCGTGGAGAATATACATATATTTAAAAACTATATATGGTGATGGTATTAGTTTAGGAAATGATAAATATATTAACTCGCCTTTAGCTGGGAAACTTGCCAGTTATGAGTTTAGTTTTTTAGACTGGTTGAGCGAGCTTGAAGTTTGCTTATTAAATCAAATACCAAAGCAGCTTAATCAGGCAAAGGGAAACAGTAATTCCAATAAAAAGCAACAAAAAGCAGAAGAACGAGAGAAAGCAAAAGAAAATATCTGTTTACTACAACAACTTACTATTGAAGATATTTGGTATCAGATGTTTTATCTCCAAGCAGAACGAGACAAGTGGATCGATGATTTTAAATATTTCTACAAAATTTCCGAGACCGAAATTCAGCACTTATTACAGCTTCGTCCCTTCGATAGTCAAGGCGACAATTTCACAAATCAGACTCGTCTTTATCGGTTAGACTTCCAAATTAGTCTGGCGAATGCTGAAAAAAATCACTGGCTTAAAGCAATTTATGATTCGGAGCAAAAACTAACAGGTAATTATTTTAAGGTCGATTCTTGGTTGCAGCTAATTCCTGAATCATTAGAAAAAAATAATCATCAACAATTCAATAACGAAGTCAATTCTGAATATATAAATAATGAAGAACTGGCAGATTTTATTACTAGATTTGCTAATAATACTCAGAAAAGACTACTTTTTACGGCTGAATTTATTATGTCAGCAAACATTAAAAAGCAAAAATATAATGCTTTGATTAACACATTAGAATTAAATTGGTCTAAATCCGATTCTGTCAAGCCTTTAAAGATAACCTACAAGAAATTTCAAACCTCTCGAGTAATCACAACTATTATTTTTCCGGTAATTTTTTACTACATCAAACGTGGCCCTTATCTTTATGCCATTCGTCCTACAGAATTTGAGGATGAAAACTACTACTGGGAAGGTTATCGGTTAGATCGAATTCTAGATGTAGAAATATTAGATTGGGATAATGAACAGATTCCAGTCAAGTTACGCGAACTCAAAGATGAAAATCAACTACCCACTCCTGAAGACGTAGAAGATTCTTTAGATGCTGATACTTTGGGTTATGCCTTTTGGAAAACTCAAAAAATGATGTTTGTCAGATTTGAACGCAATCATTACAGAAATTATATCCAGGATACTTCGCGGCAGAAAATCTTCAAAGAAATTAATTTCCAAAATTTTCAGGAACTTAATAGCGATTTAGAGAGATTTTTCAATAACAAAGAGATTACCCTAATTTTACAGTCTTTGCGGGGACAGATTAATGAGAAATATGTCTTTTGTATAGCCAAGTTTTACGAAGAAGATATTGATGTTTTTTTGCGAATTTTAATTTGGGGTAAAAATGTCAAGGTTATTTTACCTTTTGAGTTGAAAGATAAAATCTTTCAAGAGATTCAATCCACGATGAAACAGTATCAAGAGAAATAG
- a CDS encoding IS4 family transposase produces the protein MIINSFPKIVKDILKSLPKNDYPVLNSRLFFECWLSYALDNSLTSMRDLFNRLNNNCFEVDISTFSKANLHRSQKPFQEIYQKLNELVQKKVQKKLHNKYAICPIDSTIITLTSKLLWVLGHHQVKLFSSLNLSTGSPEDNFINFGHDHDYKFGSKMMSSLPINAVGVMDRGFAGLKFIQELVQENKYFVLRIKNNWKLEFDGSNGLVKVGASDDAQAYRVINFCDLETKTEFRLVTNLPESGDAAVHDDEIRDIYRLRWGVELLWKFLKMHLKLDKLITKNVNGITIQIYVSLIAYLILQLLSIPEQWGHTLLDKFRYLQSCMCQKISYVHWFEEMMFC, from the coding sequence GTGATTATAAATTCATTTCCCAAAATTGTCAAAGATATACTGAAAAGCCTGCCAAAAAACGATTATCCAGTATTGAACAGTCGTCTGTTTTTTGAGTGCTGGCTATCCTATGCCCTGGATAACAGCTTAACAAGTATGCGAGATTTGTTTAACAGATTAAATAACAATTGTTTTGAGGTAGATATTTCTACTTTCTCTAAAGCAAATTTACATCGAAGCCAAAAACCTTTTCAAGAGATTTACCAAAAATTAAATGAATTAGTACAGAAGAAAGTTCAAAAAAAGTTACACAATAAATATGCAATTTGTCCAATAGATTCAACAATTATTACTCTCACAAGTAAATTGTTATGGGTACTAGGTCATCATCAAGTCAAGCTGTTTAGTTCCTTAAATCTCTCCACAGGAAGCCCAGAAGATAACTTCATCAATTTTGGACATGACCATGATTATAAATTTGGTTCCAAAATGATGTCTAGTCTCCCAATAAATGCTGTTGGAGTAATGGATAGGGGTTTTGCTGGATTAAAATTTATCCAAGAATTAGTACAAGAAAACAAATATTTTGTTTTGCGGATAAAAAACAATTGGAAACTAGAATTTGATGGCTCAAATGGATTGGTCAAAGTTGGTGCATCTGATGATGCTCAAGCTTATAGAGTAATTAATTTCTGTGATTTAGAGACAAAAACCGAGTTTCGCTTAGTGACTAATTTACCAGAGTCGGGAGATGCAGCTGTTCATGATGATGAAATTAGGGATATTTATCGATTACGTTGGGGAGTTGAATTGTTGTGGAAGTTTTTAAAGATGCACTTAAAACTTGACAAACTCATTACCAAAAACGTCAATGGTATTACCATACAAATTTACGTGAGCTTGATAGCCTATCTGATTTTACAGCTTTTATCTATTCCCGAACAATGGGGACATACACTATTAGATAAATTCCGCTATCTTCAATCTTGTATGTGTCAGAAAATCAGCTATGTTCATTGGTTTGAGGAGATGATGTTTTGCTGA
- a CDS encoding four helix bundle protein, giving the protein MFHGANCSEAKYAQSNKDFINKYSIALKEASETIYWIKIMIKSELVSKSKFQNLIEENEIIIKILTTSINKLKEK; this is encoded by the coding sequence ATTTTTCATGGTGCAAACTGTTCAGAAGCTAAATATGCACAATCAAATAAAGACTTTATCAATAAGTATTCTATAGCCTTAAAGGAAGCCAGTGAAACCATTTATTGGATAAAAATAATGATAAAATCGGAGTTAGTGTCAAAATCAAAATTTCAAAACCTGATAGAAGAGAATGAAATAATTATTAAGATATTAACGACTTCAATCAACAAATTGAAAGAAAAATAA